From Halanaeroarchaeum sulfurireducens, a single genomic window includes:
- a CDS encoding bifunctional N(6)-L-threonylcarbamoyladenine synthase/serine/threonine protein kinase, which produces MRVLGIEGTAWAASAAVYDNETDDVFIETDPYQPESGGIHPREAAEHMREAIPSVVETALSAATGPIDAVAFSRGPGLGPCLRVVGTAARALAQSLDVSLVGVNHMVAHLEIGRHRSGFDSPVCLNVSGANAHVLGYRNGRYRVLGETMDTGAGNAIDKFTRHVGWTHPGGPKVEEAANDGEYVDLPYVVKGMDFSFSGIMSAAKQAYDDGVPVEDVSRGLQETMFAMLTEVSERALSLTGRDELVVGGGVAQNERLQEMLREMADQRGANLHVPDPRFLGDNAGMIAVLGAMMAAAGETVAVEDSGIDADYRPDQVPVTWRPGEPPAPGGDRSDEIRGAEAVVTVEDGLVTKRRVPKTYRHPALDERLRRERTVEEARLTHDARRAGVPTPVLRDVDVRESTLVVEFVGERDLRDAVGTTRVQSVGEHLATIHGEGIVHGDPTTRNVRVDGPRTYLIDFGLGYYSRDVEDHAMDLHVFEQSLRGTADEPEPLVSAFEGAYADAGQDAVLDQLRAIEGRGRYQ; this is translated from the coding sequence GTGCGCGTTCTCGGTATCGAGGGCACCGCGTGGGCCGCCAGCGCCGCAGTCTACGATAACGAGACCGACGACGTTTTCATCGAGACAGATCCTTACCAGCCCGAGAGCGGCGGCATCCACCCGCGCGAAGCCGCCGAACACATGCGTGAGGCCATCCCGTCGGTCGTCGAGACCGCACTGTCGGCCGCGACGGGACCGATCGACGCCGTCGCCTTCTCGCGGGGGCCGGGACTCGGACCGTGTCTGCGCGTGGTCGGCACCGCCGCTCGTGCGCTCGCCCAGTCGCTCGACGTGTCTCTGGTGGGCGTCAACCACATGGTCGCTCACCTCGAGATCGGCCGCCATCGCTCCGGGTTCGACTCGCCCGTCTGCCTGAACGTCAGCGGGGCGAACGCCCACGTCCTGGGCTACCGAAACGGCCGGTACCGCGTGCTCGGGGAGACGATGGATACCGGCGCGGGCAACGCCATCGACAAGTTCACCCGCCACGTCGGCTGGACGCATCCGGGCGGCCCGAAGGTGGAGGAAGCCGCGAACGACGGCGAATACGTCGACCTCCCCTACGTCGTCAAGGGGATGGATTTCTCGTTTTCCGGCATCATGAGCGCCGCAAAGCAGGCCTACGACGACGGCGTGCCCGTAGAAGACGTCAGCCGCGGGCTCCAGGAGACGATGTTCGCGATGCTCACCGAGGTGAGCGAACGCGCGCTCTCGCTCACCGGCCGTGACGAACTCGTCGTGGGCGGCGGCGTCGCTCAGAACGAACGTCTTCAGGAGATGCTCCGCGAGATGGCCGATCAGCGGGGGGCGAATCTCCACGTGCCCGACCCCCGATTTCTCGGGGACAACGCCGGCATGATCGCCGTCCTGGGGGCGATGATGGCCGCCGCCGGCGAGACGGTCGCCGTCGAGGACTCCGGTATCGACGCCGACTATCGCCCCGATCAGGTGCCGGTGACCTGGCGGCCTGGCGAGCCGCCGGCTCCCGGTGGCGATCGGAGCGACGAGATCCGGGGAGCGGAGGCCGTGGTCACCGTCGAGGACGGGCTGGTCACCAAGCGTCGCGTCCCCAAGACGTACCGTCACCCCGCACTCGACGAGCGCCTCCGCCGCGAGCGGACCGTCGAGGAGGCACGACTCACCCACGACGCCCGCCGAGCGGGCGTGCCGACGCCGGTCCTCCGCGACGTCGACGTTCGGGAGAGCACCCTCGTCGTCGAGTTCGTGGGCGAGCGTGACCTGCGGGACGCCGTGGGTACAACGCGAGTCCAGTCGGTGGGCGAGCACCTCGCGACCATCCACGGGGAGGGCATCGTCCACGGCGATCCGACGACCCGGAACGTCCGCGTGGACGGTCCGCGCACCTACCTCATCGATTTCGGCCTCGGCTACTACTCGCGGGACGTCGAGGACCACGCGATGGACCTGCACGTCTTCGAGCAGAGCCTTCGCGGAACCGCGGACGAGCCAGAGCCACTCGTCTCGGCGTTCGAGGGGGCCTACGCTGACGCAGGCCAGGACGCGGTCCTCGACCAGCTCCGCGCGATCGAGGGGCGCGGTCGCTATCAGTAG
- a CDS encoding 30S ribosomal protein S27ae: MPRSDYYEDGEAVRERCPRCEDSFLADHDDRKHCGRCGYTEWK, encoded by the coding sequence ATGCCCCGAAGCGACTACTACGAGGACGGCGAGGCGGTGCGCGAGCGGTGTCCCCGGTGTGAGGACTCGTTCCTCGCGGACCACGACGACCGCAAGCACTGTGGTCGCTGTGGGTATACCGAGTGGAAGTAA
- a CDS encoding 30S ribosomal protein S24e, with product MEIDILEQEDNSMLHRTDVTFEVVHEDASPSRLSVRDSLAAKLDKDSEEVVVHRLDTKFGMRKTVGYAKVYESAADATEVEQDYMLERNKIAADGEGEPEETAE from the coding sequence ATGGAAATCGACATTTTGGAGCAGGAAGACAACTCCATGCTCCACCGGACCGACGTCACGTTCGAAGTCGTCCACGAGGACGCGAGTCCGTCCCGGCTCTCCGTCCGCGACAGCCTCGCTGCAAAACTCGACAAGGACTCCGAAGAGGTCGTGGTCCACCGACTGGACACCAAATTCGGCATGCGCAAGACCGTCGGCTACGCCAAGGTCTACGAGTCGGCCGCCGACGCCACCGAGGTCGAACAGGACTACATGCTCGAACGGAACAAGATCGCCGCGGATGGCGAGGGTGAACCCGAGGAGACCGCTGAATAA
- a CDS encoding GTP-dependent dephospho-CoA kinase family protein, translating to MVRTVATLPESARGEFKDPLGPVFQDADALLDSAGTPIVAVGDVVTYHLAQSGVTPQVAVVDGISEREPVSDDIERGLPESDRRVTVTNPPGTITESLLLALDAALDAEASTLIQVDGEEDLATLPAVLLAPEGASVVYGQPGEGMVRGDVTHARRERMRELCAVLETDDRFWELVGVEAPD from the coding sequence GTGGTCCGAACTGTCGCAACATTGCCCGAATCGGCGAGAGGTGAGTTCAAAGACCCGCTCGGCCCGGTATTCCAGGACGCCGACGCCCTTCTCGATTCCGCGGGCACACCCATCGTCGCCGTTGGCGACGTCGTCACCTATCACCTGGCCCAATCGGGCGTCACACCCCAGGTCGCCGTCGTCGACGGCATTAGCGAACGAGAGCCCGTGAGCGACGATATCGAGCGGGGACTGCCAGAATCCGACCGCCGGGTCACCGTCACGAACCCGCCGGGAACGATCACGGAATCGCTACTCCTCGCGCTCGATGCCGCCCTCGACGCCGAGGCGAGCACGCTCATTCAGGTCGACGGCGAAGAAGACCTGGCGACGTTGCCCGCGGTTCTCCTCGCCCCCGAGGGGGCCAGCGTCGTCTACGGTCAGCCGGGCGAGGGGATGGTCCGTGGTGACGTCACACACGCCCGACGCGAGCGAATGCGCGAGCTCTGTGCCGTCCTCGAGACCGACGACCGGTTCTGGGAACTCGTTGGTGTCGAAGCCCCGGACTGA
- the spt4 gene encoding transcription elongation factor subunit Spt4, with protein MASNRLACRECHHIIDPDENACPYCGSTSLTEDWAGYVVITHPEESEIAEKMEVTESGEYALKVR; from the coding sequence ATGGCGTCGAACCGGCTCGCCTGTCGGGAATGCCACCACATCATCGACCCCGACGAGAACGCCTGTCCGTACTGCGGGTCGACCTCGCTCACCGAGGACTGGGCCGGGTACGTCGTGATCACCCATCCCGAGGAGAGCGAGATTGCAGAGAAGATGGAAGTAACCGAAAGCGGCGAGTACGCCCTCAAGGTACGCTAA
- a CDS encoding DNA-directed RNA polymerase, whose product MYKRVRLKDTVEVPPRHLAEVSPDLVKRLLQDKLEGRMDEDVGSIVTVTEVRDIGDGAVIPNRPGVYYEADFDAVTFDPEMQEVVDGEIVEVVSFGAFVGIGPVDGLLHVSQISDEYLAFDEENQQLASRESNRTLGVGDAVRARIVTKSIDERNPRESKIGLTAKQPGLGKHGWLQEDRQEEQAVEGE is encoded by the coding sequence ATGTACAAACGAGTCAGGCTCAAGGACACGGTGGAAGTCCCGCCGCGTCACCTCGCCGAAGTCTCGCCGGACCTCGTCAAACGACTCCTCCAGGACAAACTCGAGGGTCGCATGGACGAAGATGTCGGGAGTATCGTCACCGTCACCGAGGTACGCGACATCGGAGACGGGGCTGTCATTCCGAACCGCCCGGGCGTCTACTACGAGGCCGATTTCGACGCGGTCACCTTCGACCCCGAGATGCAGGAAGTCGTCGACGGCGAAATCGTCGAAGTCGTCAGCTTCGGCGCGTTCGTCGGGATCGGTCCGGTCGACGGTCTCCTCCACGTCTCACAGATATCGGACGAGTACCTCGCCTTCGACGAGGAGAACCAGCAACTCGCCTCGCGCGAGTCGAATCGCACCCTCGGCGTGGGCGACGCCGTACGGGCTCGCATCGTCACGAAAAGCATCGACGAACGCAATCCTCGTGAGTCCAAGATCGGCCTCACCGCCAAACAGCCCGGTCTCGGCAAGCACGGCTGGCTGCAGGAGGATCGACAAGAGGAGCAGGCGGTGGAGGGCGAATAG
- a CDS encoding DUF188 domain-containing protein, with the protein MDANALMMPVEAGIRVFDELDRLLGQFDCVVPETVRQELEKLADSGGEAGRAAAVGADLASRCEPVETAESYADDALYDLATTGEVDAVVTNDAPLRSRLLDAGVPVIHLRGRNQLIRTNP; encoded by the coding sequence ATGGACGCAAATGCCCTCATGATGCCGGTCGAAGCCGGTATCCGGGTCTTCGACGAACTCGACCGCCTGCTCGGCCAGTTCGACTGCGTGGTCCCCGAGACGGTTCGGCAGGAACTGGAGAAGCTGGCCGACTCCGGCGGCGAAGCAGGTCGGGCGGCCGCCGTCGGCGCAGACCTGGCGTCCCGCTGTGAGCCCGTCGAGACGGCCGAATCGTACGCCGACGACGCACTGTACGACCTCGCCACGACCGGCGAGGTCGACGCCGTCGTCACGAACGACGCCCCGCTCCGGTCGCGCCTGCTCGACGCGGGCGTACCGGTAATACATTTACGGGGCCGGAATCAACTAATCCGCACTAACCCATAA
- a CDS encoding translation initiation factor IF-2 subunit gamma: MVDEHRQPEVNIGLVGHVDHGKTTLVRALSGEWTDQHSEEMKRGISIRLGYADATLRKCPECEEPAPFTVEETCPEHDVETEVLRTVSFVDAPGHETLMATMLSGAALMDGAVLVVSAAEQVPQPQTEEHLMALDSIGIENIVIAQNKIDLVDGQTARENADQIRDFVEGTVAEGAPIVPISAEQEINIDLIIQALEDEIATPERDPEAPPELFVARSFDINRPGTTWGDLQGGVIGGSLVQGVLETDEEIEIRPGREIEAGNETEWEPVSTTVRSLEAGGEMVDSATPGGLLGVGTGLDPSLAKGDALAGQVAGDPDALPPVWEEFTMGVDLLDRLVGADEDEDVDEISTGEPLMLTVGTATTVGTVTSARDDEAEVSLKRPVCAQDGAQIAINRRVGARWRLIGIGTLRE, from the coding sequence ATGGTAGACGAACACCGACAACCGGAGGTGAACATCGGCCTCGTCGGGCACGTGGATCACGGCAAGACGACCCTCGTCCGCGCGCTCTCCGGCGAGTGGACCGATCAACACTCCGAGGAGATGAAACGCGGTATCTCCATCCGCCTCGGCTACGCCGACGCGACGCTCCGCAAGTGTCCCGAGTGCGAGGAACCTGCGCCCTTCACCGTCGAAGAGACGTGTCCGGAACACGACGTGGAAACCGAGGTACTCCGGACGGTCTCGTTCGTCGACGCCCCCGGCCACGAGACGCTGATGGCAACGATGCTCTCCGGCGCGGCCCTGATGGACGGTGCCGTGCTGGTGGTTAGCGCGGCCGAGCAGGTCCCCCAGCCACAGACCGAGGAGCATCTCATGGCCCTGGACAGTATCGGCATCGAGAACATCGTCATCGCCCAGAACAAGATCGACCTCGTCGACGGCCAGACGGCTCGGGAGAACGCCGACCAGATTCGGGACTTCGTCGAGGGTACGGTCGCGGAGGGCGCGCCCATCGTCCCGATCAGCGCCGAACAGGAGATCAACATCGATCTGATCATCCAGGCGCTCGAAGACGAGATCGCCACGCCCGAGCGCGATCCGGAGGCCCCGCCTGAGCTGTTCGTCGCACGGAGCTTCGACATCAACCGCCCCGGCACCACGTGGGGCGACCTGCAGGGTGGCGTCATCGGCGGCAGTCTCGTTCAGGGCGTCCTCGAAACCGACGAGGAGATCGAGATCCGTCCCGGCCGCGAGATCGAGGCCGGCAACGAGACCGAGTGGGAACCCGTCTCCACGACAGTTCGCTCACTGGAGGCTGGCGGCGAGATGGTCGACTCGGCCACCCCGGGTGGCCTCCTGGGCGTCGGCACGGGACTCGATCCGAGCCTGGCGAAAGGTGACGCGCTCGCCGGCCAGGTCGCGGGCGACCCGGACGCGCTCCCGCCGGTTTGGGAAGAGTTCACGATGGGTGTCGATCTCCTCGACCGGCTCGTCGGCGCCGACGAGGACGAGGACGTCGACGAGATATCCACGGGTGAGCCCCTCATGCTCACGGTCGGGACGGCGACAACCGTCGGCACAGTGACCAGCGCTCGCGACGACGAGGCCGAAGTATCGCTCAAGCGTCCCGTCTGCGCACAGGATGGCGCACAGATCGCGATCAACCGCCGAGTCGGCGCTCGCTGGCGACTCATCGGCATCGGAACGCTGCGGGAATGA
- a CDS encoding RDD family protein produces the protein MTTYTSGHGSAQAGDTDIVGARALAQIVDGIVSLITFGIVAAGVGALLGGFASGHRSALATILAVGPIAMVLGTLVGGLVPVLLEWAWNGETVGKRLVGIRVVSLDGGPVGLGAALTRNLFAAVDGAFFYLVGLAAMSTSSDRQRIGDRVAGTVVVRR, from the coding sequence ATGACCACATATACATCGGGCCACGGTTCGGCCCAGGCCGGCGACACGGATATCGTCGGCGCACGCGCACTCGCACAGATCGTCGATGGAATCGTCTCCCTGATCACGTTCGGTATCGTCGCCGCCGGTGTCGGAGCCCTCCTCGGAGGATTCGCGTCGGGCCACCGATCGGCACTCGCGACGATACTGGCCGTCGGGCCGATCGCGATGGTCCTCGGAACCCTCGTCGGCGGGCTCGTCCCGGTCCTCCTGGAGTGGGCCTGGAACGGTGAAACGGTCGGAAAGCGCCTCGTGGGCATCCGGGTCGTCTCCCTGGACGGTGGGCCCGTCGGGTTGGGAGCGGCTCTCACCAGAAACCTCTTCGCCGCCGTCGACGGGGCGTTTTTCTACCTCGTCGGTCTGGCCGCGATGTCCACCTCCTCGGACCGCCAGCGGATCGGCGACCGCGTCGCGGGGACCGTGGTCGTCAGACGGTAA
- a CDS encoding DUF5787 family protein: MREYGFELRLCAHLERDGLPGLPDVSADGILGRQLGTSVHAAGGRIVDVVYVEPGPDFGDRVALTAESIPEPAIEADVGVGRFVRESRAIDGPPERARRIAERAAEIGFYERDRRDGRDMVRQVARYPDWYGRIVGIENKPDLGTPGDLTTQLRTDASLGVLDAAILATESYVTGAHLNRLPDPVGVWRVHPEPEPSVEVIREPTPLDPERPGIEPLAWHTDRTDVRVVSADAIATQRRRIAERVYGKGWRTFAMPACKRCVPNRTNAATLPYCEFRDRVVNPADECTADCPGHEPADPPDVDLDAERARRTAWEPAPAPKTRRQADLDRFS, translated from the coding sequence GTGCGCGAATACGGCTTCGAGTTGCGCCTCTGTGCCCACCTCGAACGCGACGGGCTCCCCGGCCTCCCCGACGTCTCGGCCGACGGCATCCTCGGCCGGCAGCTCGGCACCAGCGTCCACGCCGCCGGTGGCCGCATCGTCGACGTGGTCTACGTGGAACCCGGGCCGGACTTCGGGGACCGCGTCGCGCTCACTGCCGAAAGTATCCCCGAGCCGGCCATCGAAGCAGACGTCGGGGTGGGACGCTTCGTGAGGGAATCGCGAGCCATCGACGGACCGCCCGAACGAGCGCGTCGCATCGCCGAGCGGGCCGCAGAAATCGGATTCTACGAGCGGGACCGACGGGACGGTCGCGACATGGTTCGCCAGGTCGCGCGCTATCCGGACTGGTACGGCCGCATCGTCGGCATCGAGAACAAGCCCGATCTGGGTACTCCAGGGGACCTCACAACCCAGCTCCGCACGGACGCGAGCCTGGGTGTGCTGGACGCCGCGATCCTGGCGACGGAGTCCTACGTCACCGGCGCCCACCTCAATCGGCTTCCCGACCCGGTCGGCGTCTGGCGCGTGCATCCGGAACCGGAGCCGTCGGTCGAGGTCATCAGGGAGCCCACCCCGCTCGATCCGGAGCGCCCCGGCATTGAGCCCCTCGCGTGGCACACGGACCGGACCGACGTGCGGGTCGTGTCTGCGGACGCAATCGCCACACAGCGCCGCCGGATCGCCGAACGTGTTTATGGGAAGGGCTGGCGGACCTTCGCGATGCCGGCCTGCAAGCGGTGTGTTCCCAACCGGACGAACGCGGCGACGCTCCCGTACTGCGAGTTCCGCGACCGAGTCGTCAACCCGGCGGACGAGTGTACTGCGGACTGCCCGGGCCACGAGCCGGCGGACCCGCCCGACGTGGACCTGGACGCCGAACGAGCGCGACGAACGGCCTGGGAGCCCGCACCGGCCCCGAAGACGCGCCGGCAAGCCGACCTCGATCGTTTCTCGTAG
- a CDS encoding MBL fold metallo-hydrolase, with protein sequence MRVTLLGTGDTTGTPTPGCSCATCERAREMGVERTRFSVHVTNEVTGETLLIDASPDFRSQFLTQGVPLPDAAVITHIHFDHLDGLGNVYRLVNSLDVYAAGETDPQTGESVAETIQRKYHYLDQVTVTEAAPFETFRAAGLDVTLVPVDHPPLLCYGVIVEDGDSKLALTGDTTYAVPDDSRDRLANADLLLADGMLPASACEHHPIGGADHDADGVPRTFGTKHMTRKGALDLADELDADRTRLVHVSHHYGAEDAFADDMAVDGETFTV encoded by the coding sequence ATGCGCGTCACGCTGCTCGGCACCGGCGACACCACCGGAACCCCCACTCCGGGCTGCTCCTGTGCGACCTGCGAACGGGCACGCGAGATGGGCGTCGAACGGACGCGCTTCTCAGTCCACGTCACCAACGAGGTGACCGGTGAGACCCTGTTGATCGACGCCAGTCCCGACTTTCGCAGCCAGTTTCTCACACAGGGAGTTCCGCTGCCCGACGCTGCCGTGATCACCCACATTCACTTCGATCACCTCGACGGGCTGGGCAACGTCTATCGACTGGTGAACAGCCTCGACGTCTACGCAGCGGGCGAGACCGACCCGCAGACCGGCGAATCGGTCGCAGAGACGATACAGCGCAAATACCACTATCTCGATCAGGTGACCGTCACCGAAGCGGCGCCATTCGAGACGTTTCGTGCGGCGGGCCTCGACGTCACTCTCGTTCCCGTCGATCATCCCCCGCTCCTGTGCTACGGCGTGATCGTCGAGGATGGCGACTCGAAGCTGGCGCTCACTGGCGATACGACGTACGCGGTTCCCGACGACAGCCGAGACCGTCTGGCGAACGCCGACCTGCTGCTCGCGGACGGGATGCTTCCGGCGTCCGCGTGTGAGCATCACCCCATCGGTGGTGCCGACCACGACGCCGACGGCGTCCCTCGGACCTTCGGCACAAAACACATGACTCGCAAGGGGGCTCTCGACCTGGCGGACGAGCTCGACGCCGATCGGACCAGGTTGGTCCACGTCTCCCACCACTACGGCGCCGAGGACGCCTTCGCCGACGACATGGCCGTCGACGGTGAGACGTTCACGGTGTGA
- a CDS encoding ATP-binding protein, with protein MNERAMDVVECLLTARLYDRHTDLDENDLPPAFRMALWSGDGVSRPPRVDEETVTEATGIDDPWSEISGQMFTERDTFSGQLSFTDDEMAIEWFAERADDDRIQANPVLAYHFEDDDRFDVDHEAARADNRPVQADPQWIDGMLQEYFDEEDEEMLELVDVRAPAEIEVTLDDLVLTEEQETEVTKVGKAIEHREYLAQIGLREIGKLLFVGPPGTGKTSTAKGLAHQLDLPFVEVKLSMITSQYLGETAKNVEKVFEVAKRLSPCILFMDEFDFVAKTRTSDEHAAIKRAVNTLLKSIDEVSLIRDEVLLIGATNNPDELDAAAWRRFDEILNFPRPDEQMRADILRIVTDQIEIVDFDPEAVAAETDGLTGSDLRLVLREAVLEALVNDRTELNQQDLLDAVEEFEDRDHLRNLDTLEAALEGDDHDHAATH; from the coding sequence ATGAATGAACGGGCGATGGATGTCGTCGAATGTCTCCTGACGGCACGCCTCTACGACCGCCACACGGACCTCGACGAAAACGACCTGCCACCGGCGTTCCGGATGGCGCTCTGGTCGGGCGACGGTGTCTCCCGGCCGCCACGAGTCGACGAGGAAACCGTGACGGAGGCGACCGGAATCGACGATCCCTGGTCGGAGATCTCCGGCCAGATGTTCACCGAGCGGGACACGTTCTCGGGACAGCTCAGCTTCACGGACGACGAGATGGCCATCGAGTGGTTCGCCGAGCGCGCGGACGATGATCGCATCCAGGCGAACCCCGTGCTCGCGTACCACTTCGAGGACGACGACCGATTCGACGTCGACCACGAGGCCGCACGCGCCGACAATCGACCGGTGCAGGCCGATCCCCAGTGGATCGACGGCATGCTCCAGGAGTACTTCGACGAGGAGGACGAGGAGATGCTCGAACTCGTGGACGTCCGGGCTCCCGCTGAAATCGAAGTCACCCTCGACGACCTCGTGCTCACCGAGGAGCAGGAAACGGAGGTCACCAAGGTCGGGAAGGCCATCGAACACCGAGAATACCTCGCGCAGATCGGCCTCCGCGAGATCGGCAAGCTGCTGTTCGTAGGTCCGCCCGGAACCGGGAAGACGTCCACGGCGAAGGGACTCGCCCATCAGCTCGACCTGCCGTTCGTGGAGGTCAAACTCTCGATGATCACCAGCCAGTACCTCGGAGAGACCGCGAAGAACGTCGAGAAGGTCTTCGAGGTGGCCAAACGACTCTCGCCGTGCATCCTCTTCATGGACGAGTTCGACTTCGTGGCGAAAACCCGCACCAGCGACGAACACGCCGCCATCAAGCGGGCAGTCAACACGCTGCTGAAGTCGATCGACGAGGTCAGCTTGATCCGCGACGAGGTCCTGCTCATCGGCGCGACCAACAACCCCGACGAACTCGACGCGGCGGCCTGGCGGCGCTTCGACGAGATTCTTAACTTCCCCAGGCCCGACGAGCAGATGCGGGCCGATATCCTGCGGATCGTCACCGACCAAATCGAGATCGTCGACTTCGACCCGGAGGCTGTCGCGGCCGAGACGGACGGACTCACGGGGAGCGATCTCAGGCTCGTCCTGCGCGAGGCGGTCCTCGAGGCCCTGGTCAACGACCGGACGGAGTTGAATCAACAGGACCTCCTCGACGCCGTCGAAGAGTTCGAGGATCGGGACCACCTGCGAAACCTCGATACACTCGAGGCGGCCCTCGAAGGGGACGACCACGACCACGCCGCGACCCACTAG
- a CDS encoding flippase activity-associated protein Agl23, producing MGRFRRLRRLPVALSLVAAVALVARLVRLGARVAHQDEARVAHWTLHYVAVDAWQYRPIIHGPFLPHVNGVVFNALGPSDFTARLVVGVVGGLFPLVAWLFRSRLRDAEVLALAFLLAFNPVLVYYSRFMRNDVLLAAFAVTALGLFVRAIDTGKARYLLLGAPVFGLAATTKENVLLYPIAWLGALLLVGDYRLLAARHRAVAPLTVVKRTLRDVIRGLWRWKVPIVVGAVELVVVFVAFYAPKPDLYQALANPTQLPAVLEAATVGTGEEFLDLWGGTRMQEHSTIEFLGHLIAVVLIGGATTVAFSILGFLGNRYGEDGSRPLVAFAFYWGAASLVGYAIVSDIKAGWTAVHVLVPLAIPAAVGIAWVHRRLRAGIASGDRRTAAIAALLLVLAVTTPVGVAVSTSYVAPQSADNPLVQYAQPAGDMKPTLREIESISERNEGVDVMFYGEEFYAADEADGEATLDIESGGHDGWFERLPLPWYFAQYDATVSSTKSPAHLDESQPPVVIAKEKHADEVATRLDGYRRVTHQGYLYDRPLVFFLEPEPDALNRPR from the coding sequence ATGGGACGCTTTCGACGACTCCGGCGTCTCCCGGTCGCCCTCTCGCTCGTCGCGGCGGTGGCGCTCGTCGCCCGACTGGTGAGACTTGGCGCGCGCGTCGCTCACCAGGACGAAGCCCGCGTCGCCCACTGGACCCTCCACTATGTGGCGGTCGACGCCTGGCAGTACCGCCCAATCATTCACGGCCCCTTCTTGCCGCACGTCAATGGCGTCGTCTTCAACGCGCTCGGCCCCTCGGATTTCACCGCTCGGCTGGTGGTTGGAGTCGTGGGCGGACTGTTCCCCCTGGTCGCGTGGTTATTCCGGTCTCGTTTGCGGGACGCGGAGGTTCTCGCGCTCGCGTTCCTCCTCGCTTTCAACCCGGTACTCGTGTACTACTCGCGGTTCATGCGAAACGACGTTCTGCTCGCCGCCTTCGCCGTGACCGCCCTGGGCCTGTTCGTCCGGGCGATCGACACGGGCAAAGCCCGGTATCTCCTGCTCGGTGCCCCGGTGTTCGGGCTCGCGGCCACGACGAAGGAGAACGTCCTGCTGTATCCGATAGCCTGGCTCGGCGCGCTGTTGCTCGTGGGCGACTATCGGCTGTTGGCGGCCAGACACCGTGCGGTGGCTCCGCTGACCGTGGTGAAGCGCACCCTCCGGGACGTCATCCGTGGTCTCTGGCGCTGGAAGGTACCGATCGTCGTCGGGGCCGTCGAACTCGTCGTCGTCTTCGTCGCGTTCTACGCGCCCAAACCCGATCTCTACCAGGCGCTCGCCAATCCCACACAGCTCCCGGCGGTCCTCGAGGCGGCCACTGTCGGCACGGGAGAGGAGTTTCTCGACCTCTGGGGGGGCACGCGCATGCAAGAGCACTCCACCATCGAGTTCCTCGGCCACCTCATCGCGGTCGTCCTGATCGGCGGTGCGACGACGGTCGCGTTCTCGATCCTGGGATTTCTCGGCAACCGGTACGGTGAGGATGGGTCCCGGCCGCTGGTCGCTTTCGCGTTCTACTGGGGCGCGGCGAGCCTCGTCGGCTACGCCATCGTCTCCGATATCAAGGCAGGCTGGACTGCCGTCCACGTTCTGGTCCCGCTGGCGATACCGGCGGCGGTCGGCATCGCGTGGGTCCATCGCCGGCTGCGGGCCGGTATCGCGTCGGGCGACCGGAGGACCGCCGCCATCGCCGCCCTTCTGCTGGTACTCGCGGTCACCACCCCGGTCGGCGTGGCGGTCTCGACGAGCTACGTCGCCCCCCAGTCGGCCGACAATCCACTGGTCCAGTACGCCCAGCCGGCGGGGGACATGAAGCCCACGCTGCGAGAGATCGAGTCCATCTCCGAACGAAACGAGGGCGTCGACGTCATGTTCTACGGCGAGGAGTTTTACGCGGCGGACGAGGCCGATGGCGAGGCCACTCTCGACATCGAGAGCGGTGGGCACGACGGCTGGTTCGAGCGGTTGCCGTTACCGTGGTACTTCGCGCAGTACGACGCCACCGTCTCGAGTACGAAATCGCCCGCTCACCTGGACGAGAGCCAGCCACCGGTGGTCATCGCCAAGGAGAAACACGCCGACGAGGTCGCCACCCGTCTCGACGGGTACCGGCGCGTCACCCACCAGGGATACCTCTACGATCGCCCCCTCGTCTTCTTTCTCGAGCCGGAGCCCGACGCGCTTAACCGTCCCCGGTAG